The window TATAAGTTCATGTCCTCCACCTAATACCTGTGGTAAAAATAATCCTAGTATTCCTGCCATTAAAAATGGTATCATTGGTCTAAATTCAACAGGAAGCCACTTTTTTGAAGTATAAAAATCTTGTGTCTTCATAAGAGTTTTATTAAAAAATACACCAAATATACCTAATATTATTCCTAATATAATTAAATATATATATTGATTTAGAGGCAAAACATAAAGACGTCTAAAATCAAAAACTGGTTTTAAACCAAAAAAGTTCTTAGCTACAAAATCAGCTGTAAGTGATGCAGACATAGCTGATAATAAAACTAATGGATAAAAGTTTTTATGAACTTCTTCTAATGCAAACATCACTCCAGCTAAAGGTGCATTGAATGCAGCCGCAAGACCCGCACTAGCTCCACTAGTAATTAAATATTTTTCTTCTATCTTTACTCTTTTGAAAATTCTTGAAAAACCCTGACCAACAGAAGCTCCAATTTGAACTGAAGGACCTTCTCTACCTAAAGACAAACCTGCTCCTATCGCTAGAACTCCGCCTATAAATTTTCCAACAATTATTCTAAGCCAATTCACATTTAACTTTCTAAGCAAAATCCCTTCTACTTGTGGAATTCCACTTCCTCCAATCATTGGTTCTTTTTTTATCATAATTCCAACTATATACGCAAGTAAACCTAATATTATAAACCAAATAGGAATCAAATAACTCTTCTGTGTTTGTAAAACATAGATCTTGTGAGTTAAATCTCCTACTTCTTCTAATAAGAATCTGTATAGTACTACTAACAAGCCAGATAAAGCACCTACTACTATACCTTGCATAACCAGTTTCAAACGGAAATTATGCCAATGAAACAGAGTATTATAGGTATTATTCCTATCTTTCATACTAATACGCCTTCCTTTCTAATATCTTAAAATACACACTAAAAAATTCGTCTACTCGCTAACGCGGTGACTCATGTCGCCAACGATCCTTACAGGCTCCGTTGCTCAAAAATAGTTGCAAGTACAACCTTTTTCAATAAGGTATACACAAAACAAAAAATGATATACCTTCCTTAAGAATTAAAAAATGACCTATGATTAGGTCACCTTAAATTAACGCTAAAGCTTATCAGTTATATCAATCTTTTCTCTTATATACCTAATGTCTTTAGCGATCATGGGTATTATCCCTAAATAATTTATTCCAAATAGTAGTATAACATAAAAAGGTACAATTATGATTAAAAGAATAGGACTTACAACTATTAACCCTATTAATATTATAGGTATTATTACTTTAACTATAAATTTTAATACCCCAATCATGTCTTCTCCATACTTAATTCTTTTCTCAAATTCTTCTTTTGTCTCCAAAAAATCTTTACAGTGTGAGCAAAAATATTCTCCGTTGTATATTTCTTTTTCAAAGTACTTTATCTCTTTTTTACATCTAGAACAGTTCATAATTTAAGCTCCTTAAACATAATAATCAATATGTCCACCCTGAACTTCTTCTGGTTTTTTCAAATTTTTATAAACTTCAAATACAGTTTTATTAACACATACTCCAAAATAATTTACTATAAAAATACTAAACCCCATTCCAAAATCACCTGAGAAGCTTAGTATATAAACTGCACAACTTATAGGTAAATATAATACTCCACATTGAAACATCATTTTTATAGTAAGTCCTAAATTGTTCATTAATACATTAATACTTTCTTTTAATCCTGAAATTAAAGATATATTTTCTGCCACTATTACATATTCCGCATAAAAAAATGGCATATACAAAATAGATATCCAAATAAAAGCTTCATCTATAAAACCCAATAAAAAAGGTATATAGCATATTAAATTTAATAAAAACAATCTACACCAAAATTTATTTCCAAAATATATAAAATCCCTTAAAGAACAACTTTTATTCTTAATATCATTTATACTACCTAAATAACCCGCCTCTATAAAGCTCATTAAGCATATAAAAGTAAGAAAAAGAAATATATTAAATAGTGTAAGTTCATTTATAATTCCAAGAAATGCTCCATTTCTATATTCAAGTAAAGGACTAGGAAAATTTTTAATCATATGCTTTACACTAGGTGGTGCAGATATTATAGCCATTTTAAATGAAATCATATTTAAAGCTGGAATATATTTTGTATTAAATATTTTTTCATAGGAAATTAAGTTTAGAATATCCATAATACAAGGTATTAAAATTATCCATATGGATTTATTTATACTTTTTATAGATTCTTTGAATATTTGTTTTAAGTTCATTACTCACCTCTTGTTATAAAGTCTGCTATCAAATATAATCTAATTATACCATTAATTGGAGGTCTTTTATGAAAAAACACAGTTTTTTAATAACGTTTATACTACTTTCATTATTTACTTTTTTATCTTACTCTTATCAAAGGGAAAACTACGAAGATGTAATTAAACCTTATATAAATATAGAATCTGAAAGTTTAGGTACGATAAGGAATATAGAATTTTATAGTATCTCTAATCATCCTAGCTTAATAATTTTATCAACTAAAAACGAACAAGGTATAGATTATTCATACCTAAATCTATTAGATATAAATACAAATAAAATAACACAAATTGATAAATATAAATCTCACAAATATCTAAATAACTTTGTAACTCGTGATCATTTTTCGTCATATAATATAATAACTGCTTGTAATTACGGAATAGTTAATACAGAGGTAGAATATGATGATGATGGCTTACTTAAATTTAATCCAGAAAAACAAGATATATTCAAATTTGAAAATGCAGATAGTATGGACTTTAAAAATGGTGCATTGTTTTTTTCAAGCAAAGGTGATGATTTGATATATAAGCAAATCTTACATAATGATTTTTTTGCATCATTTACAAACAATAATACACCTAATCAGCAAACATTTTATAAAAAACCGCTCTACATAGTCAACTCAAATTCACTTGATGGCTGTTTATCTTATACTAAGGTCAATAAAGACAGACTTGACCTTTATAGAATGTACTATGGTGGTGAATCTATAGATATTTTTAATAAACCTCTTATTAAAAATATAGTACATGCTAGAGAATTATATAATAGTTATGGTTTTATAGGTATGAATATTAATTCTGACTCCAAATTGAATATATTTATGATTAGAAATCAAAGCGAAGATCAAGATAATTATAAAATTGATACTATTGACTATAATACAGATATGTTTGGATCAGTTCCATCTATTGACTCTTTAACATTTAACGAAGATTATACATTGGTATATACTTCATATGATAAAAATAATAAGGGTAAGATAACATCTATAGGGTATACACTTCATAAATATCAGCAACATCCAAAGACTATTTTAGAAGATGAAAATTTGTATGGACCTGTTAGAATACAAAAATATAAGGTTAATGATAAATACGTTAAAAATATTATGTATTTTACATACGAAGATGGCTTAACTAAAGTTAATTTCTGTGATATGGATGGAAATAAAATCAAAAGCATCAGCCTATAAGCTGATGCTTTAATTTTTCTATATTTTAATTATTGATTGCAATGATACCATATTTAGATGAATCTTGTGATGAACCAAACCATATTTCTCCATTCCCAACCATTACCCCTTGATAATTTACAAAGGTATCTTTAACATCTTGATTTAAAAGAGCTTCTTTTACTTCTTTAGTAAATATATTATCATAGTTTTCTATAAACTCTTGTGGAGTTTTAATTTCTCTAGTAGATTTATCATGATTTACTCTTAATGGATATAGAATATACTCTGACACTTTTTCCTTATTATCTTCAGATACGAATTTTTTTACTTCATTAAACATTTCTTCAAATTTAACAGGATCATCAATTCCTCCTACATAGTATCTATTATCCTCATTTTGATCTTCCTTTGAATTTTCATTATCTGTACTCTCAGAAACAATTACGTCATCTTTAGATACATCAGCATCTGATTTATCATCTTTCTCACAACCTGTTAAAAAGCTTATACTACATATAAGTATTAAAATAAGACTCATAATTTTCTTCATACTTATACCTCCTTTACAATATGTTTACTAAACTAGTATACTACAATAACTTACCAAAACAAATATGAATACTTGAAATTTTAACTATCATACAAAACTTTATATTTTAAATGGAATATACTGTTCTTATATAGTTACTCGAAACAGTTTTACAAAATAGAATAATTATTATACAATTGTATACACAATGCAATATCATTCGAAAGGACTTGATTTTATGAACAATAAATCTAAAGCAATTCTTTATATGCTTTTTTCATCATTTTGTTTTGCTTTAATGGGGGCATTAGTTAAATTGGCCGGAGATGTTCCTACTATAGAAAAAACTTTCTTTAGAAATCTTATAAGCACATTTGTAGCTGGCTTTTTAGTTATTAAAAACAAGAAAAATTTCTTTGGTAAAAGAGAAAATCAAAAACATCTAATTTTAAGATCTATTCTTGGAACTATAGGTATGATCGGATATTTCTATACGATAGACAATATGTTACTTTCAGATTCCGCTATGCTGAATAAGTTGAATCCTTTCTTTGTAACATTATTTGCTCTATGGTTCTTAAAGGAAAAACCCTCTCGTATACAAATACCATCTTTAATAGTTGCTTTTATAGGTGCTCTATTTATAATAAAACCTCAATTTAATATAGAAGCATTCCCTGCATTTGTAGGTGTTATATCTGCTGTATTTGCAGGTGGAGCTTATACTATGGTAAGACTTTTAGGAGATAAAGAAGAATTTTATACTATAGTCTTTTATTTCTCATTTGTATCATCATGTATAATGTTTCCTTTAATGATGATAAATTTTAAGCCATTAAGCTTACATCAATTTTTTATACTTATGATGACTGGAATAGTTGCATCCCTTGCTCAATTCAGTTTAACCTTGGCTTATAAGCTTGCACCAGCTGGCGAAATTTCAATATACAATTACACTAACGTAATTTTTTCAGGACTATTAGGATTTATGCTTTGGAGTGAACTACCAGATGCTTTTAGTTTTATAGGTTATACTTTAATAATAGGTTCTGGATTTGCTATATTTTTATATAATGCAAAACAAAAAAATGGATAAGTAATCTTATCCATTTTTTACAATATCATAAGAGCTATAAAGTTATTAATAGCATGAATACAGCAAACTACCCAGTAAGGATGCTTTTTCTTTTGTTTATATACAGTATAAGCATATGCCCATATACTTCCTACAACAAACATATGAACTACATATTGTGGACTGTAGGTATGTCTTGATCCAAATATTGCTCCAGATATTAAAATTCCTATAAACTTCCTATTATTCAAAAACTTTATCTTATTGCATATATCAATTACAATCTTTTGATATAACAGAGTTTCAATTAAAGGTGCAATAATAACACCTACTATAAGCATAAGTTTCTTAGACTCTTCTGGATCAAAAGGTGCCGCTCCATTATTATCAGGAAAAAGCATAATTACAGGGCTAAGAATTATAACAGATAAATACTGTATAAGTATTATACATAACATAAAAGTTACTACATCTGTATTGTATAAGTAATTATGAACCTTTAAAATCCGATTCTTTATCCTATCAAATATAGATTTCTTACAATCACTATAACCTTCCACTTAAACACCCCCCTATATTTAAACTTACTATTGATCTTAAATACTCAACACTACTTTTTCTTCAACTTTTTCAATATTTATTACCCTATCCTTATATTCTATTTCAAAATTACTAAATGCAGAATATAAATCTATATCTCTTAACATATGGCAAGTCATTCTAGTTCCATTTTTGCTAAATCTTAAAAGTATAGCTTTTACCATTTGGAACTGTATTCTAGATATATTTAAGTCATTATTCCCTATATCAAGATCTACACTTCTATAGTTTATATCTATAAATAAATCAACATCAAATTCATCTTCTCTTATAACTCTTACTTCATAATCACTTTCCATTTTAAAATTTCCATTTATATACATAGTATTCTCCTATACAAATTTTTTGACACTTTTTCCATTTAAATAATCACACTTATCGCCTTGATGCATATCATTAATTTCCAAATACTCATCTATCATATCTTTTATCTTCCACCACGAAGTATTCCAATTGCAAAACAGTGTATTTTCTTCAGGTGCCCTACCTATAAGTCTGTGTATTACTATATCTTTTGATATATACTGTAAAAATACACAAACTCTTTTCACATATTCTTCTAACTCTATCATTTCTATTTCTTCATTCTCATACTCACATGCCATCTTAGTTCCTTTAGCTATATAAAGTGAATGTAGTTTAACTCCATCAACTTTAAGAGCAGATAATACCTTAGCATTTTCTATAATATCATCCATATTATCATTTGGAAGGTTTAGTATTAAGTGAACTGTAGTTTCAAATCCGTATTTTTTGATTCTTATAACTGCATCAATTAACTCAGCTAATGTATGACCTCTATTTATTTTTTTAAGTGTATGATAATTTACTGTTTGAAGTCCAAGCTCTATAGATATGTTTACACCCTTTGATTCAATACCTTTTAATATTTTTAGATATTCATCATTTATAGCATCTGGTCTTGTAGACACTGATATCTCCACTATATCTTCAATAATCGCCTCATTCATATATTTTTCAAACTTATCAAGTTCCATATAAGTGTTAGTATAATTTTGAAAATATGCTATGAACTTGTTTGCCTTATATCTTCTTCTTATATAATCCATATTCTTTTCTAGTTGCTCTTTTACCGAAAGAGTATTCTCTAAAGATTCAAATCCAGCTCCAACATCTGCACAAAAACTACAACCTCCAACTCCAACTGCACCATCTCTATTAGGACAAGTCAAAGGTAGATTTAAAGGCAGTTTGTACACCTTTTCTCCATACTTTTCTCTTAAATATTTTGAATAAATTCTATATCTATCTTCCATAATATCCTCCAATTAAATTAATTTCTTATTCATTATAACAAAATTAATATTTATTTGTATTTTAAAAAATTTATAATTTACTATTCATTATAACAAAATCTCTGTTTTGAAATATATTATTTTTTTATTAAAAAACTTTGTTATTGATTTCCACAAACTTTAAAAGACTAAATTAAAAATTTACCTAATTAAAATGTTAGCTACTTTTAATCAATGTTTTACTATACAACTTAGATTGTGCTGTTAAAATATCCGTTAAGAAAGTTCTTTGTCTGACCATAGGGAGTTTAGAACTTTTAGTATATTTTATAAAGCAAAATCTTTAGTTTTATCAAAACACTGATTAAGTAGCGTTATTTCAATTAGGGTAATTTTAGCTTAAGCACAAATCTAACAATATTAAATATAAATAAAAAAAATAGCAGGAAGATTCCTGCTATTTTTAACTTATTTATTATTCAACTATTATCTTAGTTGCATTTGTAATTGGAGGTAAACTTCTTGTCATAGCTCCACCGTGATATGCTACTACCTTACTTCCCTCTTTGATATCTGATTTTGATAATTCTTTTCCTTCTTTATCAACGATCTTAGTTTCATCAGTTATATTGAATTTTATTTGATTGTAAAGTCCATTTCCTTCAACTAACATATAGTTACCTTCTAAACTCTTAACATCTCCTGTCATAGCATATACTCCTTTAACTACTACTTTAGTTGCATTAGTGATTGGAGGTAAGCTAGCAGTCATCATATTTCCATAGTATACTTCAACTTCAGTTCCTTTAGCCAAATCATCTACACTTAAGTTTTGTCCAGCTTCATCAACTATTGATGTTTTATCAGTTATGTTAAAATTTATTCCATCATTCATGTTTCCTACAAGAAACATCATTCCGTTTTTCACATTAGTTATTTGAGATATATTTCCTTCTTTTACATTAATACTTTTAACTACTACCTTCTTTGCACTAGTTATTGGAGGTAAGCTCATAGTCATCATATTTCCATAGTATACTTCAACCTCAACTCCTTTAGCTAAAGCATCAACAGTTAATTTTTGTCCAAGTTCATTAACTATTACTGTTTCGTCACTTATATTGAAATTTATTCCATCATTCATATTTCCTATAAGAAACATCTTACCATTTTTCACATCAGTTATTTGTGTTATTTTTCCATCTTTCACATTAAGATTAGCAACTACTATTTTTTGAGCATTTGCTATAGGAGGTAAGCTTCTTGTCATTTTTTGATCATGGTAAACAACTATTTTACTTTCATCCGTTATATCATCTTTTGATAATTTCATACCATCTAAATCTACTATTTCAGTATCTTCATTTATATTAAATCTTATTTGATCATACATTCCTTCACCATCAACTAATATAGTATCATTTTCTATTTTAGTAACATTTCCAAACATTTTATAAAGTCCTAACTCTTCATCAAAATATTTGCTTCCACCTGTATACATGTCTTCTTTTTCCTTTATTGATACTTTTAAATCAGAATCTACAGTTATAGTGTACTCTTTTGTATTTGTTGTTTTATCTTTTTCTTCACCCGGTCTATATGATTCAAATTTTATTATTGTTGTTCCTTCCTTTAATCCCTCTAATTCCCAAGTATGCTTTCCTCCAACTCCACAAATAGCTATATTTTCATCGTTTGAAAGTTCGCTATCTATTTTATCTTGTTGATAATTATCAGAAACAACTTTAACTATACTTTCATTTTCAATACTATAGTGCCAAACATATCCTGTAGTTGGATTTTCACTTAATGTTATGCTGTTATTTTTTTGTAAAATAACAGTATTACTCTCTTTATCCCAAGAAACATCGTATCCAAAAGTTTCACATACAAATCTTAAAGGTACAAAAGTTCTGTTGCTTATCAATTTAGCTGATGAATCAAGTTTTACTTGTTTTCCATCTACATTAGCATGTTTTTTATTAACAGGTAGTTCAACCTTCTTACCATCTAGCTCAATTGTAGCTGTTTTTGAATCAGCATCCCAAGAAGCTGTTCCTCCTAAATATTCAGTTATAAATCTTACTGGAACTATAGTTCTTGACTCATCTTTTATTAACATAGGTTTTTGATCTGGAAAAGGTACTATTTTCCCATCAATATTCACATTTATAATTTTATTTGGTGCATTGCTAATTAGTACTGGAACTGGATTTTCTCCTTGCTCTGATATTAGTATAGGCTTTCTAATGTCTATACAAGTAGTTGGCTTTTCATTTGCAAATACTGGCATCATATTAGTTAATAAACTCGCTCCTATTAAAGTTGTAGCTATCGCTTTATTTTTTATTTTCATTTTAAATTTCTCCCTCCATATTGTTGTCTATACTTATTAGACGATATGAATTTAAAAAAGTTCCATAAAAATAAAAAAATTCGCTTCATGCTATCTCATGGCTCATGTCGCCAACGATCCCTAACGGTCTCCGTTGCTCAAAAATAGTTGATATTCCAATTCTTTAATCAATATCATGTAACATTTAAAGTTATATACTTAATTGATTATAACTATTATATTTCTAGCCTATATCCAACTTTATATACTGTTTTTATTTCATCTAAGTCTAGCTTTTTTCTTAAACGTTGAATATGCATATCTACAGTTCTTGTTTCTCCTAAATAATCATATCCCCAAACCTTCTCTACTATTTTTTCTCTTGATAAAGCTAATCCTTTATTTTCAATAAGTAATTTTAAGAGTTCAAATTCTTTCAAGGTTAGCTCTATATGTTCTCCCTTTTTCTTTACAATTCTCTCTTCTAAAAATATTTCTAAGTCTTTTAAATCTAAATGATTTTTTCTTTTTCCATATCTTCTTAAAACTGCTTCAACTCTAGCTAAAAGTTCTACTGACTCAAAAGGCTTTACAATATAATCATCCCCGCCTATTTTAAGACCCTTAACACGATCTGACAAAGAATTTTTTGCAGTTAAAAAAATTACTGGTATGTCTTTATACTTTATCTTCTCCATAATCTGAAATCCATCTATATTTGGAAGCATTATATCAAGAAGAATCAAATCATAATTTTCATTTTGTACAGATTCTAAAGCATCTTTTCCATCGTAAATTTTTACTGTTTCATAACCTATCATATTTAAATTAAGTTCAATTAAATCAGATATTGCCTTATCATCCTCTACAATCAAAATTTTTTCCACTTTTATATCTTCCCTTCTTATCTATACATTGCAAAAAGTATAAGATACAAATCTTATACTTTTTGATTTTATTTTAGAAAATTGCCCAAAACAGTATTCTTTTTGCTTTCGTGTCTAATGTAACTCTAACAGTTTTACTTTTATCATATTTAAAATCCATCTCACAATGATTAGGATAAGTTAATTTATTTTTTTTTGAGAATTTCAACTTTTTAATATCATTAACTAATTTTTTCCTGTCTATATAATTTAAAGCTAATTGCTTTGCTTTTTCTATATTTATCTCTTCCCTATCCTTCTCTTCATATCTATCTATCGGTCCGTCTCCTGCCCCTATTAGCTCTCCTGTTTTAGCCTCAATATAAACATAGGGAAGCTCACTCTTTCCATTCTGTTCTAATCCTTTTTTATCCTTAAAACATACCCTCCACCAAGTTCTATCTTTTTCCATAAGCTGAATATCATCAATTAAATCTTGTGGATCTAGTTTTTTATCAAAATACTTTTCAATACTCTCTAAAGCTATTTTTTTTGCTGTTTCTCTATTTATATTTAAATTTTCTCCTTTTTTACCATATTCTCTTATAATACATTTTTCCATGTCTATAACCTTTTTTGTTCTATTATCTATTCTAATATAAATAAAATGATCTTCGTTATATCTGTATTTAATATGGGTTTTATCATTTTTATCATCCACTCCCACATTAAATAATTGAATATTTTCATTTTTCTTTACAATGTTATTCTTTTCAATAAAACCTTCTGCTACTCTTCTCATTTCTTTTATATCAACCTTATCATATTTTTTTATATCTTTTTTAATATCTATCTCATGATTGTCTATCAAATTAACAATTTCACCTGTTTGTATATCTATTCCCCCTCCATATGTAGGAGTTTTGCTATTCCCATATCCCCAGCGTACTACCCAATACTTATTAGGCCAAAGAGTATCTTCTTCTTGTAACAAAATTTCTTCCTTAAATTTTTTTGTATCTACTTTTTGATTAAAATATTTCTCTAATCCATCCAGAACAATTTTTCTTGCTTCAGCCTTTGTGATTTTAGCATTGATCTCTTTATTTTCAGCTTTCTTTATGTCATCCTCTTTATTTACCTCTTCTGTCATTAATTCGTTCTTCTGTACATGAGCATGTCCCATACATCCTGTAGTAAATAAAATAACTATTAAAACCACAGGGATTATTTTTTTAAAATTCATTTATCCTCTCCCCTTCCCTTTTACTTTCAAAAAAAGTATACTACGTGGTTTTATACAAAATATTTATAAATTGTAAAATAGTTGTAACATTTAAGGGAATATAATTCTAACAACAGTTCCATAATTGATTTTGCTTTCTATTCTGAGTTTTGCTTTATGTATTTTAGAAATTTCTGAGCATATGCTAAGTCCTAACCCTGCTCCATTATTTTTTCTTGTTCTGGATTTGTCCACCATATAAAAAGGCTCTAGAACTTTTTCTAAATCTTCTTTGTCTATTCCTATTCCTTCATCTTTTATTTCAAGAACCGTTTTATTATCCTCATCTTTGTATAGTTTTGAATCTATTTTGCTATTCTCGTAAGAAGCTTTTATAGCATTATCTATCAAATTTGCTATTAATGTCTTTACTAAATCTCTTTCAACCAGTGCTTGTCCATTCCCATATATATTTAAATTTATATTCTTACCTTCTAGTTTTGGTGTTACAGTCTGTTTTATTTCCAATAAAATATCTTCTAGATTTTCATTTTTCATATCAAAATCTTCTTTTTTTAATAAAACCAAATCCATCATTTTTATTGATAATTTTTCTAATTGCTTCCCTTCATTCAGTATATGATTCATTCCTTTTATAAATATCTCTTCATTGTATTTTGTTGCTAATAAAAAATCTGCATATCCAATAATAGATGTGAGAGGGGTCTTAATTTCATGTGTAAAATTATCAATAAATCGCTGTTTTTTATTGGCACTTTTCTCTAATTCATTTATTTTTTCTTCTACAGCTGTTGCCATTTTATTAAAGTTAGACGCTAAAATACCAACTTCATCTTCTGTATTTATGTTTACTGTTTCTGAATAGCTTCCGTTGGTAATTATTTGTGTAGCATGTATAAGTTTATGTATGGGCTTTGTAATATATTTACTTAAAAAATACATACCTACAGCTAGAAGAACAAAGCTTATCAACTCTAGTTGAATAAAAAAATAATATTGTTTTTTTCTATCTTCATACAAATAAGTTATATCTCTAACATATGAAAACTTTAAATCCCCTTCTTCTAACTTTAATAAATTGGTAATGTATAGAAATGTTTGGTCTCCTACATCTCTTATAATGTATCGTCTTCTATCTACTAATGGATTTTTTAATTCCACTCTTTCTCCTTCAATCTCCATATCTATATTGCTGAAAATTTCATTGTTATCTTTATCTAAAATCTCTATATAAATCTTTTCATCATTAGAACTCTCTAGATAACGTTTCATCATGATTTCTAAAACATTTTTCTCAAAAACTTGCGAATATGTTTTTCGATCTTTTATAATCATCTTCACTCCAGAATAAATACTAGAGTGTTCACTAAGACCTCTCTCTATTTCTCTATTTAAGCTTAAATTATGGCTATTCTCTAATAAGAAAATTCCCCCTATATTAAATACAATCAAAAACAAAACCAAAGAATATACAAATATCTTTTTCCAAAATTTCATATTACCCCCTAATTTATCCTTTTATAATATTGATTTTATTTTATCATAAATTATTTTTTTGGTAATAATATAAAGTGAAACTTAACTGAGATTAAGTTTTTAATTCAAATGATTTTTAATTGTATAATTTACATTTGTATAAATAATAACAAATACAGATTGACAAATATATATTAATATCGTAATATTATAATATAACGTACTATAGGAGGAAGCTATGGAAAACTATAAAACTAATCCACAATTATTTGATGAGTACTCAGAACTTTTAAAAGCCTTAGCTCATCCAGTAAGACTTTGTATAGCAAAAGGCCTTTTAGATGCAGGTTCTAGTAATGTATCTAATATGCAAAATTGTCTTGATATGCCTCAGTCTACTATATCTCAGCATGTTTCAAAATTGAAATCAGCGGGTATTATAAAAGGTGAAAGAAATGGACTTGAGATAATTTACAGTGTATCAAATGACAA is drawn from Tepidibacter hydrothermalis and contains these coding sequences:
- a CDS encoding sensor histidine kinase; the encoded protein is MKFWKKIFVYSLVLFLIVFNIGGIFLLENSHNLSLNREIERGLSEHSSIYSGVKMIIKDRKTYSQVFEKNVLEIMMKRYLESSNDEKIYIEILDKDNNEIFSNIDMEIEGERVELKNPLVDRRRYIIRDVGDQTFLYITNLLKLEEGDLKFSYVRDITYLYEDRKKQYYFFIQLELISFVLLAVGMYFLSKYITKPIHKLIHATQIITNGSYSETVNINTEDEVGILASNFNKMATAVEEKINELEKSANKKQRFIDNFTHEIKTPLTSIIGYADFLLATKYNEEIFIKGMNHILNEGKQLEKLSIKMMDLVLLKKEDFDMKNENLEDILLEIKQTVTPKLEGKNINLNIYGNGQALVERDLVKTLIANLIDNAIKASYENSKIDSKLYKDEDNKTVLEIKDEGIGIDKEDLEKVLEPFYMVDKSRTRKNNGAGLGLSICSEISKIHKAKLRIESKINYGTVVRIIFP
- a CDS encoding ArsR/SmtB family transcription factor; translation: MENYKTNPQLFDEYSELLKALAHPVRLCIAKGLLDAGSSNVSNMQNCLDMPQSTISQHVSKLKSAGIIKGERNGLEIIYSVSNDKVKDIIKALF